A section of the Telopea speciosissima isolate NSW1024214 ecotype Mountain lineage chromosome 3, Tspe_v1, whole genome shotgun sequence genome encodes:
- the LOC122654354 gene encoding probable inactive histone-lysine N-methyltransferase SUVR2 isoform X1 — MAPNPRVAKAFAAMKAIGIPEETVKPVLKNLLRLYDKNWELIEEENYRALADAIFEYEESKEAEEKERRESIANESEPPLKRLRRQQGGQASTSGCNSSPVLGEGSPERPTMDGDGPETCHRQERTETMQFGDKRVESEPVSPMSHLKNTGKESASTQTCSGQERTVPLEICRGDARTESYSASPQTFERQKGKEPVSLETAPVDKRSHSVFIDKGKEPVSPQIALRDKRSPSKRASHTVSLKEPKIEPGIVLLPREKAPNQRNNAFIEPKIEEFTDDLPQFEVPIAMIHPLPGPPRNEGPVSMKASLSRNGSSAEVNGQRSQASQSVDAGDEGDYISGKECETGKEHELVINSEESSARFEIASSPLGEVKISLSCDSALGKSGFHVPTLDEVLKMVEDRCLKSYRIVEPNFSVMNLMKELCQCFLELGTDSMDDKTEDVGRNAKSRLDSLGNSSLINALGVEQNFQNNFKVAVGSSNGSGNLKVLVPEVSRLVAMNGPDSLDPITRLHRKAVENSNTERDKKKKEPKGQDTGNSSSIVVVQQRRIGNAWPTHDVNDISKGEERVRISLVNEIGGEQYPPLFYYIPQNIVYQSAYVKFSLARIGDEDCCSSCFGDCLLSSIPCACARETGGEFAYTLEGRVKERFLDECISMSRDPDGHPRRVYCKDCPLERSKNDELADPCKGHLVRKFIKECWSKCGCNKQCGNRVVQRGIICNLQVFMTPEGKGWGLRTLEDLPKGTFVCEYVGEVVTNTELYERNMRSSGKERHTYPVLLDADWGSEGVLNDEEALCLDATFYGNVARFVNHRCSDANMVEIPVEVETPDHHYYHLAFFTTRNIDALEELTWDYGIDFDDHNHPVKAFRCRCKSKLCRDMKHSIRGKSVTLR, encoded by the exons ATGGCACCTAATCCAAGAGTTGCAAAGGCTTTTGCCGCAATGAAGGCCATTGGAATCCCCGAGGAAACTGTTAAACCTGTCCTGAAAAATCTCTTGAGATTGTATGATAAGAACTGGGAGcttattgaagaagaaaattatagaGCTCTTGCAGATGCTATATTTGAGTACGAGGAATCTAAG GAagctgaagaaaaagaaagaagggagtCGATTGCAAATGAGTCTGAACCTCCTCTGAAAAGACTCCGTAGGCAACAAGGTGGTCAGGCATCGACTTCAGGTTGTAACTCCAGCCCTGTTTTGGGTGAAGGTTCACCTGAAAGACCAACAATGGACGGTGATGGGCCTGAAACTTGTCACAGACAGGAAAGAACCGAAACCATGCAGTTTGGAGACAAGAGAGTAGAGTCTGAGCCTGTTTCACCTATGTCACATCTGAAGAACACAGGAAAGGAATCTGCTTCAACCCAAACTTGTTCTGGACAGGAGAGAACAGTGCCATTAGAAATTTGTAGAGGAGATGCAAGAACTGAATCTTACTCTGCTTCACCTCAAACATTTGAAAGACAGAAAGGGAAAGAACCTGTTTCACTTGAAACTGCTCCTGTAGATAAAAGATCACATTCAGTTTTTATAGACAAAGGGAAGGAGCCCGTTTCACCTCAGATTGCTCTTAGAGACAAAAGATCACCTTCAAAGAGAGCATCTCACACAGTCTCTCTTAAAGAGCCAAAGATTGAACCTgggattgttcttcttcctagAGAAAAGGCTCCTAATCAGAGAAATAATGCCTTCATTGAACCTAAAATTGAGGAATTCACAGATGATTTGCCTCAGTTTGAGGTTCCAATCGCAATGATCCATCCACTTCCAGGACCCCCAAGAAATGAAG GTCCTGTAAGTATGAAGGCTTCTTTAAGCAGAAATGGTTCTAGTGCTGAAGTTAATGGTCAGCGGTCCCAGGCTTCTCAGTCTGTGGATGCAGGAGATGAAGGTGATTACATTTCAGGTAAAGAATGCGAGACTGGAAAGGAGCATGAACTTGTAATTAACTCTGAAGAATCTTCCGCTAGATTTGAGATTGCCTCATCACCCCTGGGAGAGGTTAAAATTTCTTTAAGCTGTGATTCTGCCCTTGGGAAATCAGGCTTCCATGTCCCGACTCTGGATGAAGTTCTTAAAATGGTGGAGGACAGGTGTCTAAAATCATACCGAATTGTTGAACCCAATTTCTCTGTGATGAATCTAATGAAAGAATTGTGCCAGTGTTTTTTGGAACTGGGTACTGACTCCATGGATGATAAAACGGAAGatgttggaagaaatgcaaAATCACGTCTTGATTCATTGGGAAACTCTAGTTTGATAAATGCTCTGGGTGTGGAGCAGAATTTTCAGAACAATTTTAAGGTTGCAGTGGGTTCTTCGAATGGGTCAGGTAATCTTAAGGTTCTAGTACCAGAAGTTTCAAGGCTTGTAGCAATGAATGGCCCGGATAGCCTTGATCCCATTACACGACTCCACCGGAAAGCTGTTGAGAACTCCAACACCGAAAGggataagaagaaaaaggagccAAAAGGTCAAGACACAGGAAATTCAAGTAGTATAGTGGTTGTCCAACAGCGACGGATTGGTAATGCGTGGCCTACCCATGATGTGAATGACATATCTAAAGGGGAAGAAAGGGTCAGAATTTCATTGGTAAATGAAATTGGTGGAGAGCAGTATCCACCCTTATTTTACTACATTCCACAAAATATTGTCTATCAAAGTGCATATGTGAAATTTTCACTTGCGAGGATTGGAGATGAAGATTGTTGTTCAAGCTGTTTTGGTGATTGTTTATTGTCTTCCATACCTTGTGCATGTGCACGCGAAACCGGGGGTGAGTTTGCGTACACACTGGAAGGGAGAGTGAAGGAAAGGTTTCTGGATGAGTGTATTTCTATGAGTCGTGACCCTGACGGACACCCACGACGTGTTTATTGCAAAGATTGCCCTCTAGAAAGGTCAAAGAATGATGAATTGGCTGACCCATGTAAGGGCCACTTAGTGAGGAAGTTTATTAAAGAATGCTGGAGTAAGTGTGGTTGCAACAAGCAATGTGGAAATCGAGTAGTGCAGCGAGGCATAATATGCAACTTGCAG GTGTTTATGACACCTGAAGGAAAAGGGTGGGGTCTCCGGACACTTGAAGATCTTCCTAAAGGTACCTTTGTGTGTGAGTATGTGGGCGAAGTTGTAACAAACACTGAGCTATACGAGCGCAATATGCGAAGCTCAGGAAAGGAGAGACATACATACCCTGTGCTTCTTGATGCTGATTGGGGCTCTGAGGGAGTATTAAACGATGAAGAAGCTCTCTGTTTAGATGCTACATTTTATGGAAATGTTGCCAGATTTGTTAATCATAG
- the LOC122654354 gene encoding probable inactive histone-lysine N-methyltransferase SUVR2 isoform X2, with protein sequence MAPNPRVAKAFAAMKAIGIPEETVKPVLKNLLRLYDKNWELIEEENYRALADAIFEYEESKEAEEKERRESIANESEPPLKRLRRQQGGQASTSGCNSSPVLGEGSPERPTMDGDGPETCHRQERTETMQFGDKRVESEPVSPMSHLKNTGKESASTQTCSGQERTVPLEICRGDARTESYSASPQTFERQKGKEPVSLETAPVDKRSHSVFIDKGKEPVSPQIALRDKRSPSKRASHTVSLKEPKIEPDDLPQFEVPIAMIHPLPGPPRNEGPVSMKASLSRNGSSAEVNGQRSQASQSVDAGDEGDYISGKECETGKEHELVINSEESSARFEIASSPLGEVKISLSCDSALGKSGFHVPTLDEVLKMVEDRCLKSYRIVEPNFSVMNLMKELCQCFLELGTDSMDDKTEDVGRNAKSRLDSLGNSSLINALGVEQNFQNNFKVAVGSSNGSGNLKVLVPEVSRLVAMNGPDSLDPITRLHRKAVENSNTERDKKKKEPKGQDTGNSSSIVVVQQRRIGNAWPTHDVNDISKGEERVRISLVNEIGGEQYPPLFYYIPQNIVYQSAYVKFSLARIGDEDCCSSCFGDCLLSSIPCACARETGGEFAYTLEGRVKERFLDECISMSRDPDGHPRRVYCKDCPLERSKNDELADPCKGHLVRKFIKECWSKCGCNKQCGNRVVQRGIICNLQVFMTPEGKGWGLRTLEDLPKGTFVCEYVGEVVTNTELYERNMRSSGKERHTYPVLLDADWGSEGVLNDEEALCLDATFYGNVARFVNHRCSDANMVEIPVEVETPDHHYYHLAFFTTRNIDALEELTWDYGIDFDDHNHPVKAFRCRCKSKLCRDMKHSIRGKSVTLR encoded by the exons ATGGCACCTAATCCAAGAGTTGCAAAGGCTTTTGCCGCAATGAAGGCCATTGGAATCCCCGAGGAAACTGTTAAACCTGTCCTGAAAAATCTCTTGAGATTGTATGATAAGAACTGGGAGcttattgaagaagaaaattatagaGCTCTTGCAGATGCTATATTTGAGTACGAGGAATCTAAG GAagctgaagaaaaagaaagaagggagtCGATTGCAAATGAGTCTGAACCTCCTCTGAAAAGACTCCGTAGGCAACAAGGTGGTCAGGCATCGACTTCAGGTTGTAACTCCAGCCCTGTTTTGGGTGAAGGTTCACCTGAAAGACCAACAATGGACGGTGATGGGCCTGAAACTTGTCACAGACAGGAAAGAACCGAAACCATGCAGTTTGGAGACAAGAGAGTAGAGTCTGAGCCTGTTTCACCTATGTCACATCTGAAGAACACAGGAAAGGAATCTGCTTCAACCCAAACTTGTTCTGGACAGGAGAGAACAGTGCCATTAGAAATTTGTAGAGGAGATGCAAGAACTGAATCTTACTCTGCTTCACCTCAAACATTTGAAAGACAGAAAGGGAAAGAACCTGTTTCACTTGAAACTGCTCCTGTAGATAAAAGATCACATTCAGTTTTTATAGACAAAGGGAAGGAGCCCGTTTCACCTCAGATTGCTCTTAGAGACAAAAGATCACCTTCAAAGAGAGCATCTCACACAGTCTCTCTTAAAGAGCCAAAGATTGAACCTg ATGATTTGCCTCAGTTTGAGGTTCCAATCGCAATGATCCATCCACTTCCAGGACCCCCAAGAAATGAAG GTCCTGTAAGTATGAAGGCTTCTTTAAGCAGAAATGGTTCTAGTGCTGAAGTTAATGGTCAGCGGTCCCAGGCTTCTCAGTCTGTGGATGCAGGAGATGAAGGTGATTACATTTCAGGTAAAGAATGCGAGACTGGAAAGGAGCATGAACTTGTAATTAACTCTGAAGAATCTTCCGCTAGATTTGAGATTGCCTCATCACCCCTGGGAGAGGTTAAAATTTCTTTAAGCTGTGATTCTGCCCTTGGGAAATCAGGCTTCCATGTCCCGACTCTGGATGAAGTTCTTAAAATGGTGGAGGACAGGTGTCTAAAATCATACCGAATTGTTGAACCCAATTTCTCTGTGATGAATCTAATGAAAGAATTGTGCCAGTGTTTTTTGGAACTGGGTACTGACTCCATGGATGATAAAACGGAAGatgttggaagaaatgcaaAATCACGTCTTGATTCATTGGGAAACTCTAGTTTGATAAATGCTCTGGGTGTGGAGCAGAATTTTCAGAACAATTTTAAGGTTGCAGTGGGTTCTTCGAATGGGTCAGGTAATCTTAAGGTTCTAGTACCAGAAGTTTCAAGGCTTGTAGCAATGAATGGCCCGGATAGCCTTGATCCCATTACACGACTCCACCGGAAAGCTGTTGAGAACTCCAACACCGAAAGggataagaagaaaaaggagccAAAAGGTCAAGACACAGGAAATTCAAGTAGTATAGTGGTTGTCCAACAGCGACGGATTGGTAATGCGTGGCCTACCCATGATGTGAATGACATATCTAAAGGGGAAGAAAGGGTCAGAATTTCATTGGTAAATGAAATTGGTGGAGAGCAGTATCCACCCTTATTTTACTACATTCCACAAAATATTGTCTATCAAAGTGCATATGTGAAATTTTCACTTGCGAGGATTGGAGATGAAGATTGTTGTTCAAGCTGTTTTGGTGATTGTTTATTGTCTTCCATACCTTGTGCATGTGCACGCGAAACCGGGGGTGAGTTTGCGTACACACTGGAAGGGAGAGTGAAGGAAAGGTTTCTGGATGAGTGTATTTCTATGAGTCGTGACCCTGACGGACACCCACGACGTGTTTATTGCAAAGATTGCCCTCTAGAAAGGTCAAAGAATGATGAATTGGCTGACCCATGTAAGGGCCACTTAGTGAGGAAGTTTATTAAAGAATGCTGGAGTAAGTGTGGTTGCAACAAGCAATGTGGAAATCGAGTAGTGCAGCGAGGCATAATATGCAACTTGCAG GTGTTTATGACACCTGAAGGAAAAGGGTGGGGTCTCCGGACACTTGAAGATCTTCCTAAAGGTACCTTTGTGTGTGAGTATGTGGGCGAAGTTGTAACAAACACTGAGCTATACGAGCGCAATATGCGAAGCTCAGGAAAGGAGAGACATACATACCCTGTGCTTCTTGATGCTGATTGGGGCTCTGAGGGAGTATTAAACGATGAAGAAGCTCTCTGTTTAGATGCTACATTTTATGGAAATGTTGCCAGATTTGTTAATCATAG